The genome window ATATCCCATATATTTCCACCAGTATAGAATGCAGAGAACGAAAAAAGCCGCAGAAGAGTGAAACCAGTCCTTCCCTTCCCGCCCCAAAAACGAACGCATTACATTTATCACTCCCGTCTCTCCCCAAAGCATCTGCATCCCCATGATTACAGAGGCAATGGGCAGAACCATCGGATAAAAATATGCAAGGCGCAGGAAATGAACTCCTCTGGTAATTCTCTGCAGCATCACGGCAAGTCCCAGCGACCCCGCCAAAATCACAGGCACACTGACTAAAAGGAAACGAAACGTGTTCTTCATTGCCAGCAGAAACATCTCGTTCCCCAATAATTCCTCAAAATTCGCCATTCCCACAAACTCACGCTGCCCGATTCCAAAAGAGACCGAATACCACAGTGTAATCAGGAATGGGAGAAAATAGAATATAACAAATCCGGCAAGAGCCGGAAGTGCCAGAAGTAATCCTCCGTTTTTCTTTCTCATAAGCTGTCCTCTTATTCCAGGAACTCCGAGGTTGTATATGCAAATGTCTCATCCAACAGATATTTGTACTTTCTTTTTCCATACTGTGATTTTCCAATTTCCGAAAATTTCGCATTATTATCCAAATTATTATTTTTTGTTTCTAACACAATTTCCCCCAGCACATCCATGTATATCAAATCTTCCGATTCTTTTCTTAACGAATAATTAATATTTTCACTATATAGATCAGCATCCCCTGTAAGACTTATCGAGCTATAAACCGACTCGCCAAATGCGACATTCTCATTTTTTTCCATATCAACTACGACTTCTGCCAACAAACTTCCCACTATTTCTATCCCATTTCCAATACGCTTCTTATTAGGTATCTTTACATAATGCAAATGATAGCTTTCATCTGACAAATAGCTGTTTTCTTTATTTATCTGTTCTAATAACTCTGCTGCCTGGACCTGCGAAAGATTATATACCTGGGCATAGGCCTGCGTAAATTCGTCTTTTGTTATCTGCACCACGCCCTGGTTCATCTCACTTTCCTGGTGCTGCAATGCTGAATTACTATTCCATATACCAACAAGAACGATAAATAGAATACTACTGACTAATATAGCGAATAATCTTTTTTTCTTCATATCTTCATTCCTCCTTGTACAATTCATAGATAAGATTAATGCTTTTTCAGATATCTACAATGATTGTTTCCATTAACGCAGACTTGGAACCTACCAATCAGTGCAACTGTTCTTGCAAGCCAATGCGCGAATCTTTACGGCTTTCGATATATCTATTTTACAACAAACATATCAGGCGACTTCTAATACTTAAAAGCCGTCTGATATATAATAATTAAACTAATTTATAAACTTATTTGCTAACATTCGTTTCTTATAAAACTATGGTGTAAAAGTAAAAGTTGTATCTACCAAATACTTATATCTTGTAGTTCCTGACACTCCTGTTCCTACAGTAACAAACCCCCCTCCAGATATTTCAGTAGTAGTAACCATATCAAAATAAATTTCTCCCAACACATCCATATAGATGATACTCTGCGACGGGTGTCTCATATTAATGGACCCACTATAGTTATATAATGTGGCTTCTCCTCCCGTAGTCAAATGCTTTGTAGCTATAGTGCCAAAACCCACTCTTCTTCCACTCGTTGTTTCCGTTATAACCTCAACCTTGATACGTGCAACTAAGGTGGCACCATAACCTATATTTTTTGTCCGGGTTAATGTCTCATATCGTATTGTATATAGTGGTGCTCTTGCATTCAGCATCGGGTTTTTCGCATGTTCATCAGCGACATACTCTTGTGCTTCTTCATATGATATACCCTTTTCCTCAGCTACAGCTTTCAAAAACTCTTCTTCCGTAATCTCTTCTCTAACCAAAATTTCATCATTTTCAATAATACACTCAAGATTATCCTCACCTGCTACTGCACTCATTGTTGTGTAAAATACCAAAAGACTGCACATTATTATCAATCCCTTAATTCGCCTTTTCATAGTCATACCTCCTTGTACAATTTCAGTTTCTTTAGAATGTCGACACTCTTTATAACTTGTTTATAGTCTATTACCATTTTCTTCCAGCTTCAACCCTTTGACCTCGAGCGGTAGTAAATCTGGTCCTAAACGGTATCTCTAATTTCATTTTCGATGCATTCCGATAAGGCATACGCCACCCCACTCCATCCATTCATCAGCCCATAGCACACCCTT of Roseburia hominis contains these proteins:
- a CDS encoding sugar ABC transporter permease; protein product: MRKKNGGLLLALPALAGFVIFYFLPFLITLWYSVSFGIGQREFVGMANFEELLGNEMFLLAMKNTFRFLLVSVPVILAGSLGLAVMLQRITRGVHFLRLAYFYPMVLPIASVIMGMQMLWGETGVINVMRSFLGREGKDWFHSSAAFFVLCILYWWKYMGYHVLIFYARLKMIPKNYYENANLFGAGKWACFWDITLPLIRPVILFQLLLAVMNSFKCYKEAFLIGGNYPDESIYLLQHFMNNNFQNLNYQKISSAAVVMMTVVLLSAGLAGGIYWFVTRRERHG